The window GTCGAGACGAGCGAGCGCCAGGCGCCGACGGCCCTGGAGGCCTTCACCGGCAGTGGACTGTCGGCGCGTCTGGTCGCCTCCGAGGAGCTGTACGCGACTGTCGTGGTCGGCCTCAACTAGCCGTCGTCGGACCGCGTGCCGACGAGGAAGACGTCCTCGCCGGTCTTGAGGTCGGCGGCGCCGGAGCTCTGGTCCCGTCGTGACGGACGACGGTGTCCGAGCCGACGGCCCACTTCCACTCGGCGCCGTCTCACTCTCGACGGTGACATGGGGGAGCGCGTGTCCCTCCCGTCTCCTCGGCGTCGGTGCCGCAGCCGTCAACTCGGGGGCAGCACGCGCGCGATGAGCAGTGCCACGTCGTCGGAGTTGTCGGGCTGGTGCAGGGTGCGCAGGAGGAGGTCGCAGCACTCCTCCAGGGGGCGGTCGGGGTCGTCGAGGAGCGCGAGGAGCGCGTCGAGGCGTTCGTCGAGCGGGTGTTGCCGGGTCTCGACGAGGCCGTCGGTGTAGAAGACCAGCTGGTCGCCGGGTTCGAGGGCGACGGTCGTCGTGGAGAAGGCGACGCCGCCGACGCCCAGCGGTGCTCCGGTGGGCAGTTCGAGGAGTTCCGGCGGGTGGCCGTGGCGGACGCGGACGGGCGGCAGGTGCCCGGCGTTGGCGATCCGGCACTGCCGCAGCTGTGGGTCGTGGACGGCGTAGACGCAGGTGGCGATGGAGTGGTCGAGGCCCTCGGTGATCTTGTCGAGGTGTTCCAGGAGCAGGGTCGGTTCGAGGTCGAGGGAGGCCAGGGTGTGCGTGGCGGTGCGCAGCCGGCCCATGGTCGTGGCGGCGTCGATGCCGCTGCCCATCACGTCCCCGACGACGAGCGCGGTCTTGCCGCCCTCCAGCGGAATCACGTCGAACCAGTCGCCGCCGACCTCGGCGCTGGCGCCCGCGGGCTGGTAGCGGGAGGCGACCTCCAGGCCACCGGTCAGCGGCGGATGGCTGGGCAGCAGGCTGCGCTGCAGGGTGAGGGCGATGTCGCGGGCGTTCTGGTACCAGCGGGCGTTGTCGATCTGCACGGCCGCGCGGGCCGCCAGCTCACGGGCGAGCAGCAGGTCGTCCTCGCTGAACGGCAGCGGATTGCGGGTGCGCTTGAGGTCCAGGGCGCCGAGCACCTCGCCGCGCGCGATCAGCGGCACCGCAAGATAGGAGTGCACGCCCGCGCGGCCCAGCTGGCCGGCGGCCTCGGGGGAGCGGGCGATGCGCGGCAGGTCCTTCTCCTCGACGTGCGCCACCATGACCGGACTCGCGGTGCGCACGCACTCGGTGACCAGGCGGTCGGGTCCGTAGCGGGCGACCTGGCCCGGCCGGTCGGCGGCGTCGAGAGCCTCCGTGTCGTCCTCCGCCTTGACGGCCAGGGCGCGGATCACCGCCGATTCCGCGGGCCCGAGACTGCTGCGCCTGCCCTCGACCACGGCTTCCAGCAGATCCACGGCCGCCACGTCGGCGAGCTCCGGCACGGCGACGTCGGCCAGCTCGCGCGCCGTACGGTCCAGGTCCAGCGTGGTGCCGATCCGCGCGGAGGCGTCGGCGATGAGCGCCAGGCGCCGCCGTGCCGTCTCGGCCTCGACGGCGGCCTGATGCTGTTCGGTGATGTCCACGGCCATGCCGGCCACGCCGAGCACGGTCCCCGCCGTGTCCTCCAGCCGGTAGAGCGAGATGGACCAGAAGTGCTCCCGGTCCGGATCGGCCGGAGTCCGGCCCACGATGCGCTGGTTGATCAGCGGTTCACCGGTCCCCAGCACTTCACGCAGCGCCGCCTCGATGGCGTCGGCATCGATGTCCGGCAGCAGCTCGCGCGGCGTATGGCCGATGTGGTCCTCGGCGGGGATGCCGTTGAGCATGGCCAGCGCCTCGTTGACCGAGACGTACCGCAGATCGGTGTCGAGGACGGCCAGGCCGACCGGAGCCTGCGCGATCGTCCGGGTCGACAACGCGACGTCCCGCTCCACCTGGCGGACCGTCGACTGGTCGGCGCACAGGCCCAGCGCGTAGACGTCCCCCCGGTCGTCCAGCAGCCGCATGTTGCGGAACTCGACCAGTCGTGTGGTGCCGTCCTTGCGCCGGATCGGGAAGGCCCCGGCCCAGCCCTCGCCGGTCTCCATGACGTCGGAGAACAGCTTGATGACCAGATCCAGGTGCTGTTCGTGGACCATGATCCGGGCGGCGTACTCGCCCAGCGCCTCCTGCGCCGGATAGCCGAACAGTTCCTCGGCCTGGGGGCTCCACAGCACGATGCGCCCCTCGGTGTCCAGCACCACCGAGGCCACGCCCAGCACGTCGAGCAGCCCGCTCGGCCCTACCGGCCCGCGCACCGGCTCGTCGCCCTCGGTCACGGGACGTTCGGCTGCAGACATCCCACGCACCGCCTTCGCCCATTCACGCGGCACGTCGTTCCCCCGTGCCGACTCCCCTTGTTCTACCGCGTTCAACCGTCTCCGGGCTCCCTTTGGTCGTCCACCTCCACCATCCCTCAACACGACGGTGAACGTCCGCCGGAGTCATCACGAGGGCACGGGACTGTGGCCGATCAGACAGCACACGTTCGCACCCTTGGTCTGTACATGACCACACGGGCCCGCGAAACTGTCCGCCGACACGCACCCGCCCCCAAGGAGTTGCTTCCATGGCCCTGCGCGCCCGGCAACGTTGTCACGCCGTCCTCACCGGCCTCGTCGCCCTCACCTTTGCCGCCGTGCTGTCCACGGCGGCGCCCGCGCAGGCCGCCGACACCTGGACGGAGGTGGGCTCGGACCGCGCCGACCCGCTGACCGAGAGCCAGGGCCTGACCTCCGTGGAGGTTCCGGCGAACAGCCCCAACCGCTACACGGGCATCGGCACGATCCCCGTTTCGGTCAGCAGCCGCGGCTGGAACCATGTGGGTGACCCCGACGCCTCCTCCAACGGCTACTACATCGAGCCGTACCAGGCGGACTCGGGCAGCGCGAAGATGTTCCGGGTGCAGGCGCCGGACGGGACCTGGTCGGAGTACGTGCACACGCTGGGCGCCGGGGAGGCGCTGAACAACTCCTTCGTCGCCGTCTCACCCGCCGGCCAGTGGATGGTCTCCGGCGAGTGGGGCACCATGACCCGCCTGCTGGTCCACCCGACACCGGGCGTCAACCCCGGCACGTCACCGTCGGCGAACCTCCCCTGGACGTCCAGCATCCGGCTGGACCACGCCG of the Streptomyces sp. T12 genome contains:
- a CDS encoding SpoIIE family protein phosphatase, whose protein sequence is MSAAERPVTEGDEPVRGPVGPSGLLDVLGVASVVLDTEGRIVLWSPQAEELFGYPAQEALGEYAARIMVHEQHLDLVIKLFSDVMETGEGWAGAFPIRRKDGTTRLVEFRNMRLLDDRGDVYALGLCADQSTVRQVERDVALSTRTIAQAPVGLAVLDTDLRYVSVNEALAMLNGIPAEDHIGHTPRELLPDIDADAIEAALREVLGTGEPLINQRIVGRTPADPDREHFWSISLYRLEDTAGTVLGVAGMAVDITEQHQAAVEAETARRRLALIADASARIGTTLDLDRTARELADVAVPELADVAAVDLLEAVVEGRRSSLGPAESAVIRALAVKAEDDTEALDAADRPGQVARYGPDRLVTECVRTASPVMVAHVEEKDLPRIARSPEAAGQLGRAGVHSYLAVPLIARGEVLGALDLKRTRNPLPFSEDDLLLARELAARAAVQIDNARWYQNARDIALTLQRSLLPSHPPLTGGLEVASRYQPAGASAEVGGDWFDVIPLEGGKTALVVGDVMGSGIDAATTMGRLRTATHTLASLDLEPTLLLEHLDKITEGLDHSIATCVYAVHDPQLRQCRIANAGHLPPVRVRHGHPPELLELPTGAPLGVGGVAFSTTTVALEPGDQLVFYTDGLVETRQHPLDERLDALLALLDDPDRPLEECCDLLLRTLHQPDNSDDVALLIARVLPPS